GAGCGTCGGTAGGTTGACCACCCGGAGGGATAACAaccttctccgcctcatCTGTACCCAGCACAGCATACTCCTGCCACCCAGAGTAAGCCGAAACCCAGTCTCCGACCTGGAACTTGGAGCCGAGGTCACTGCCCACGGCCACGACCTGGGCCATGCTCTGCCCGCGCATGACGGCGCCGACCTTCACGGGGGCGATATAGGAGCGGCTGGCGGACAGCCATTGGCGCATGGCCGGGTCAAGCGAGAGGTAGTGCACGCGCACCAGCAGCTTGTCGGCAGGCACATTGTCAGGTTTGGGGACACTATGCAGGCGAAAGGTGCCAGATGCGAGCGAGGGGTCAATGGCGTCGGTGGGCCGTTCGTGGAGGGTGACCTGCTTGTAGGACATGGTGAGAAGGACAATCAAACAAActgaagagagagagaaatattaccaaggagaagaatgagaaggaagaggtttTTGTAGACTCCAAGATGGAGATTACCAAGCGTTGCCGGCAATGTACCGAGGCACAGGTCAGGTGATCCCGTTATGCATTACATCATCGTGCTGTGCATTGTGCATTGCAATTTTGtgcatccagctcatcccactttctcaccaccaccactttcttctttttcctctctCCACCCATTGTACGCCATCATTGCTCTCTCCCACCGGATATGCAAAGCTCCTCACCATCCGCTGACCCCCTCGCAATCCTTCCCCCCGAGCTGGTCCTGCGCGTCCTGGAGTTCGCCTCGCTGTCCACAGTCGCTGCCCTCACCGCAGCTTCCAAGGCCTGGCACCAGTTCATCGACCTCACCCACCAGGATGCCATCTACTCCGTGCTCTCCAAGTCAGCCGAGCCTGCCGCTCCTACATTCTCTCGCTGGTTCGACGATACCACGTCATGCAAGGGTGTCTGTGCACGCCAAACACGGCTTGCCCGAAATTGGGACTCGGCGCACCCCGTGAGCCGCGAGCGCATCTTGCAAGTCGGCAACGACCCTGTTTGGCGGTTTCGCGCGGACTTGAAGCGACGATTTATCGTGTCAACCTCTCATGCAGGCGGCCTGAACGTGACGGATATCGACACCGGCCGCATCTTATGGCGTCTGCCCTCCAGCCTGGATACCGATAACGAGCATGCTGTCCGCCCTTATGCGCACCTTGAATACCAGGATGGAATGGTGGTGTTTGACCGGGAAGGTGACGCGGTTGAGGTCTGGCAGGCAGATGTGGAAGATGCCTCCCGCGGAGAGTTTCGTCGCATTGCTATTCTGGACCACGACTGCCAGACAAGGGGCTTCCAGCTATCATATTGGACACTCTGCGTGGTGTCGACGCAGGGCCAAGGGTTTGTGTATGATATGACAAAGCGTCCTCCGACAAGAACTACCCATCTCCACATTGAGAACGATGCGGTTGGTCATCTAGACCAGAGCCGAGACGCTGTGGTATACTCTATGGGTCCGCGAGGATACCATGTATATGACAAGCAGTCTGCTGAATTCCTGGGCGCACTGCGCCCATCGCAGTGTACGGAAATGTATCATATTCGCCCTCCCAAGGGCAGCTCCGTTTCGGCGAGCGCAAGGTTAATGGGTCTTGCACAACACGATCCACTGCGTCAATATTCGTCGCCAGGACCGGCGACTAAAGACCATATGGTACCCATCAAATTGGAGAAAGGCCCACTACCACCGCCAGACGATACAGAACACGTTCGACATGGCGAGGACGAATGGGGCGCGGGCATGCTGAATGGCGATCTGTTTGTTGGTGTTTCTCGCGCTGGTCGCGTTTTTGTGTGTTCGGACTGGCGCAAGGCCATCCACGATGAAGCCAGTTTGGCAGCGTGCAGCGCCATCATCGAATGCGAGTCAGACGGATCAACCTTCGATTTGGGTGGCTGGCTATCAGTCCGCAATCATCGCCTGATGTTTGAAGTCCAGGACCGGGCTTATGTTGTTGCACTTGACAATAATAACCGTATCCAAGATGTCGATTCTCCAGAGCGTGCATCGTACTCATTCCTTACATGCTCTACACCACAACTGGCCGTTCCAATCAGTTTCATGGCCCTGTACGGCGATGCAATCATGACCACCTATACAGTAAGTTGACTCCGCTCGTGCGCAAAGTGCTTTGAAACTGAACGATCTAGACACTTGGCCGACGCCAACCTCCGCCGAATGTTCCAGGTGCAGCGCCACCTGACCACCACGAAGGCCCTGCGCGCATCTTCCCAACGAAAACAATCCGGATACTCAGCATGGCGCCTGATAGTCCCGCCGTAAATGCCACACCGGAGTCATCCTCTGCCAGCGGAGGCCTTTGGGACACGGATCAAAGTCCACCCCCGGCCGATGAGATCGTTCGTTCTCAGGCCTTGCTTCAGTTGCTTAGCATGCTCCGAGACGAGTATGGCGAAACAGAAGACGATCGCTCTGATGATATGTGGGAGGATGTGGACGAAGAGTAGGAATGAGCGTGCTCCCCAGCTTCGTCTTTGTGTTTGCAGGCGTCATTGTATGGTAAATGACTACTAACCCCTTCCAAGCGCAAGACGACGGTTTACGATGGCAGATCTGCAGGCGAGACTTCCTTTTCAAAGGCAGCATATCCCCAAGACTCTTATCGATGGACCACCACATGGATATGACCAGGACAAATCGAATCGTCTTTCCAACCAGCTGCTTCATACATCGGCCAAATGGCTTGGCACATCAGACCCCAGCTTTCGCCGAAGGCCATACTAGTATAGAGGTAACAACCGGACATCACCGAAATAGCCACTAACATGCTCCATGTAGTATCGTGAGCCATTCAGTTAGTTTCAGAACGATCGAAAATACTTCTGTTCTTCCATTGAATGAAAAAAAGTGAATTCCCAAGCTCTCATTCATCTTGACAACAATGTTTCCCGTATCGGTGTAGCTTAGACGGCAGATATTACATGGCAGCCCTAACTTCTGCAACGTTTTCCCTTTCTGCCACGAATCCCCTTCCTATGCAGTATTCGAATGATAATCCAGCGATCCTCTCCCGTGCGACGGCTGAAGCCCCCATGTGGTACTTGTCAAGCCCACGTTCCTGCTACTCAgcatcctcttccagcccgcTGCGTTATTCCAGCGTCGTCTATTCAAGCCGGGTCTCGAGGTGGGTGCTCAGCAGCAATTCGACCAAACAATGTAACGATTTCAACACTTCATCCACTCTACCGATAATCAAGAACGGAGCTCCGACACAGAAAGGGTTGAGAGCAGAAGTGCGATGTAGGATGTTACGATGCCCGTGCCATCGGGTGCCCAGTAAGCTATCGACGATGGAGCCAGATGAAAGTGGGAACACTCGCGGGTCTATACAGTGCACACATGCTAGTCTATTGCAGCTCTTGTCGCACATCCCGAGCTGGTAGCTCTGGGCACTCTCTTTGTCCCATCAGCTCATGTTTGCCAGCTCTATCCCCCGCCTGGACCTCGGGAGTTTCGTCCTGATAAGCCAACTGTCCCTTGTGCATCGCCTGTCTAAGTGTTGCCTGGGTCTTCTTTTTATGCCTCCAGATGAACACCACAACGTCTACGATTAAGATCAAACCAGCAACAACCCCCACTACCGCGCCAACAACTATCCCCAATGGGGTTGAAGGCGAATTACTCCCAGTATCGCCATCGTCGGTGCCCGGTGGCGGGGTGGCGGTCACTGAGCGATCGGTCGTGCTTCTGTTCTGCCTTCACGTAGCAAACGAGACAACAAAGGCCCCGTACGATATAAGTAGGACATGTAAACAGAAACCCCCCCTCCATCTTCAACGatccatcatcaccactaTCCTGTCTAATATTATCTACTTATCAGCTTTGACCATCTTGATACTGTATCCCTCAGCACGCAATGGTGGTTGGAGTAGTTGGGCATCCCCCTCTGTGTGCCACGCAAGCGATTATCACCAGCCTGTGTCCGATAGCACGCTGCTCCAATCTACGTCGCCGagcagccagcagcgacATCGTGCGACCATGGATCGAAGTACACAGTCCTACAGGAGTAGAGCAGATGAATACCTCCCAAAAAGCACCGAACCGCGGATGTCCAGTGGGGGCGAGACTGAGAAAGGAAACCCGACGACGACCGCTACAGAGGGAGGCAGCGACGCAACAAACGAAGAATACCGCCTTGTATACGTACGGAAATTGAGTGCACCTAACGATCCTGAAGCTCTCAGACTGGCGCGAGATGTCCTAAAGGACGCCGATAACAACGATGAACTTTGTGTTCAAGCGTCTGGCGACTGTAGGGCCGTTGCCAACCCAGAGGGGTTCCAATATGCCGCGTACAACAGCCTGAATAACGAGACGAAGACCTTCATGGCGTCGTACGAACGCAAGTGTAAGGGAGAGTAAGGGACAACCCAGAACGAGGTCGGCGTGATTGAGACGGGCAATCAAAAACCCTAAGTCGCCCTGTATCGCTGTGTTGTACTCTGGAACAGAGGTTAGCTTCTTCCGCATATTGACCACGGGGAATGAATGAATCGCTCCAAAGTCAAGAGAATACACCAGTGTTTCAGGACCTGTATCATCTGGGGTTCCAATGCCATCGGGTCATGGTCATGCAACATGCTGGGATTCGTGTCTTTCTCTGCCTGTCCTTGTCTTTGACTGTTGTTGCAAGGCCTAACCACTCCTTCACTAAGAGAACCACCCGAGTAGAGCATGGGCATTGGACATGACGCCCTTGCTAATGTTATCGTTCACAGTCTATAATCGACAGTGAATGTGTGACTAGAAAGAGCCCTTGTCAAGTATGAATAATGTGTTCATTGAATGAAAGGTCTTTGGCAGTTCGAAATAATGATAGCTAACTGCCGGGCTATCTTTCGCTCGTGAAGGAACGAGTCACGGAAGGCTGTACCTGTGAAAGGACGAGTCATGAAATGCTGGACTTTGACAGTTGAATTCATTGTCTGCTTCAAGCACGCGATATTACCAGATCATCGCCTATAAAAGCAGCCTCGTTTCCTGCCACCCGTTCCCTTCTCACCCAGCTGGCTTGCTTCGCACAGACATTTGAGATGTCCTTTAAAGAGACGATTGACTTTCCAGTGATTAACACCATGCAGAGCCCAGTCGCAACGACCGACGGGCCAAAGGAGGAATCCgcgaaggccaaggccagGACGGTGGAGCTGTTCCATCCAGAATATATCAGCGGCCGACGTGATACCTGCTGCCTAAACGGCCGTACCTGCGAGATTGGCGAGGTGCGTGATGGCGAAGACAGCGATGAATGGTCTGGCACGATAACTTGCAGCTGGCATGCCATGATGCCGCAGTGGGCTGGGAGAGACGACCCCTCGCAGTTTATCTTGTGGTT
This genomic interval from Aspergillus puulaauensis MK2 DNA, chromosome 7, nearly complete sequence contains the following:
- the PUS1_2 gene encoding F-box protein (COG:J;~EggNog:ENOG410PGFR;~InterPro:IPR001810,IPR011044,IPR036047;~go_function: GO:0005515 - protein binding [Evidence IEA]) encodes the protein MQSSSPSADPLAILPPELVLRVLEFASLSTVAALTAASKAWHQFIDLTHQDAIYSVLSKSAEPAAPTFSRWFDDTTSCKGVCARQTRLARNWDSAHPVSRERILQVGNDPVWRFRADLKRRFIVSTSHAGGLNVTDIDTGRILWRLPSSLDTDNEHAVRPYAHLEYQDGMVVFDREGDAVEVWQADVEDASRGEFRRIAILDHDCQTRGFQLSYWTLCVVSTQGQGFVYDMTKRPPTRTTHLHIENDAVGHLDQSRDAVVYSMGPRGYHVYDKQSAEFLGALRPSQCTEMYHIRPPKGSSVSASARLMGLAQHDPLRQYSSPGPATKDHMVPIKLEKGPLPPPDDTEHVRHGEDEWGAGMLNGDLFVGVSRAGRVFVCSDWRKAIHDEASLAACSAIIECESDGSTFDLGGWLSVRNHRLMFEVQDRAYVVALDNNNRIQDVDSPERASYSFLTCSTPQLAVPISFMALYGDAIMTTYTTLGRRQPPPNVPGAAPPDHHEGPARIFPTKTIRILSMAPDSPAVNATPESSSASGGLWDTDQSPPPADEIVRSQALLQLLSMLRDEYGETEDDRSDDMWEDVDEE